A genomic window from Gammaproteobacteria bacterium includes:
- the ribF gene encoding bifunctional riboflavin kinase/FAD synthetase: MELIRGLHNLRPDHRGCVVTIGNFDGIHLGHQAVITQLHERAQALAVPSLIMFFEPQPAEYFRPQAMPARLMRLREKLLTLREQPIDRVLCVRFDDRVAALDAEVFIEQILRRGLDARYVVVGDDFRFGHKRRGDLDMLVRAGRQHGFDVAAMPTFRIDGERVSSTRIRAALAAGDLTTAAKLLGRPYRMCGRVAHGDKIGRQIGVPTANIALHRRHAAIQGIFAVKTSGLSAKPLAGVASIGTRPTVGGVKPLLEVHLFDFDGEIYGRHIAVDFLHKLRDERRFDSVEEMRAQIMDDIERARDYFVVRG; encoded by the coding sequence ATGGAGCTTATTCGCGGGCTGCACAATCTGCGACCGGACCACCGCGGCTGTGTCGTCACTATCGGTAACTTCGACGGTATTCATCTCGGCCATCAGGCCGTGATCACGCAGCTGCACGAGCGCGCGCAGGCACTGGCTGTGCCGTCGCTGATCATGTTCTTCGAGCCGCAGCCAGCGGAGTATTTTCGACCGCAGGCGATGCCGGCGCGATTGATGCGCTTGCGGGAGAAGCTGCTGACGTTACGCGAGCAGCCGATCGATCGGGTGCTGTGCGTGCGCTTCGACGATCGTGTCGCTGCGCTCGACGCCGAGGTGTTTATCGAGCAGATACTGCGCCGCGGTCTCGATGCACGTTATGTCGTCGTCGGCGATGACTTCCGTTTTGGTCACAAGCGCCGCGGCGATTTGGATATGCTGGTTCGAGCCGGACGGCAGCACGGGTTCGACGTCGCGGCGATGCCGACCTTCCGCATCGATGGTGAGCGGGTCAGCAGTACCCGCATTCGTGCGGCGCTGGCCGCCGGTGATTTGACCACGGCGGCGAAGTTGCTCGGACGTCCGTACCGCATGTGCGGCCGCGTGGCGCATGGTGACAAAATCGGCCGCCAGATCGGCGTGCCTACCGCCAACATCGCTTTGCATCGGCGGCACGCCGCCATCCAAGGCATCTTTGCGGTTAAGACCTCGGGATTGTCGGCCAAGCCGTTGGCCGGCGTTGCCTCTATCGGCACGCGGCCGACGGTGGGCGGTGTGAAGCCGTTGCTCGAAGTGCACTTGTTCGACTTCGATGGCGAGATTTACGGTCGCCACATCGCCGTCGATTTTCTGCATAAGCTGCGCGACGAGCGCCGCTTCGATTCTGTTGAGGAGATGCGCGCGCAGATCATGGATGACATTGAGCGCGCGCGCGATTATTTCGTCGTTCGCGGATGA
- a CDS encoding DUF2203 domain-containing protein, protein MIYAEIHQITTCDDPRVFTLAEAEGLFPLVRKITQGTYHQLEPVRRVLEAMVPTNPTIKEIERQYEAIVKRWVGKMERLGLVVKGLWLVDFDTGDGYLCWKFPELRIGYYHGYHEGYSGRVPLQKVVEELDPDWAHA, encoded by the coding sequence ATGATCTACGCCGAAATCCATCAAATCACCACCTGCGACGACCCGCGTGTATTCACGCTGGCGGAGGCAGAGGGGTTGTTTCCGTTGGTACGCAAGATCACACAGGGGACGTATCACCAGCTCGAACCGGTACGGCGCGTGCTCGAAGCGATGGTACCGACCAATCCCACGATCAAGGAAATCGAGCGCCAGTACGAAGCGATCGTCAAGCGCTGGGTCGGTAAAATGGAACGCCTCGGGTTGGTGGTGAAGGGGCTGTGGTTGGTCGATTTCGATACCGGCGATGGTTACCTCTGTTGGAAGTTTCCCGAGCTGCGTATCGGCTACTATCACGGCTACCACGAAGGCTATTCCGGCCGCGTGCCGTTGCAGAAGGTTGTCGAAGAGCTCGACCCCGATTGGGCGCACGCATAG
- the murJ gene encoding murein biosynthesis integral membrane protein MurJ — MTRKLLQSTALTGAMTLVSRITGLIRDMAMASLMGAGASVAADAFYVAFRIPNFLRRIFGEGALSQAFVPVFAEYRARKSPEEAQRLIDNVTGVLSVALFAVTLIGVVVAPLLVWVLAPGFAVQEPQKYQLTVAMLRVMFPYLFFISLVALAGGILNTLGKFGVAAFTPVLLNLALIGAALWLAPYLDQPAMGLAWGVFIAGVAQLLFQIPYLRRVGLLPRPRFRWRDDGVSRVMKLMLPGIFGVSVAQINLLVNTVLASFLVTGSVSWLYYADRVMEFPIGVFGIALGTVVLPQLSQKHASASVDDFSHLLDWGLRLAFIISIPACAALIVLAGPIVITLFHHGKFDANDVTMSVQALIAFLVGLVPFILIRILAPGFYARHDTATPARVGVYSLITNIVLSLLFVYPLAHTGLALATSIAAVVNAGLLYRILRQQGVYRPLVGWSRFFGRVGVATVAMAGALTWGVGGLEAWLSAPSLERAARLAFWILVGSVVYGAVLLLSGMRPAHLKLKTS; from the coding sequence TTGACGCGCAAATTGCTGCAATCGACGGCGCTAACCGGCGCCATGACCCTTGTTTCCCGCATAACCGGCTTAATTCGCGATATGGCCATGGCGAGCCTCATGGGCGCCGGTGCGTCGGTGGCGGCCGACGCCTTTTATGTCGCTTTTCGCATTCCGAATTTCTTGCGCCGCATCTTCGGCGAGGGTGCCCTGTCGCAGGCATTCGTGCCGGTCTTCGCCGAATATCGCGCCCGTAAATCGCCGGAGGAAGCGCAGCGGCTAATCGATAACGTTACCGGTGTCCTGAGCGTGGCGCTGTTCGCCGTAACGCTGATTGGGGTGGTGGTCGCGCCCTTGTTGGTGTGGGTCTTAGCGCCGGGCTTTGCCGTGCAAGAGCCGCAGAAGTACCAGCTCACGGTTGCGATGTTGCGCGTCATGTTTCCTTATTTGTTTTTTATCTCGTTGGTTGCGCTGGCGGGTGGAATTCTCAATACGTTAGGTAAATTCGGCGTAGCCGCGTTTACGCCGGTGCTGCTCAATTTGGCGCTCATCGGTGCGGCACTGTGGTTAGCGCCGTATTTGGATCAACCGGCGATGGGCTTAGCCTGGGGCGTGTTCATTGCCGGTGTCGCGCAGCTACTGTTTCAGATTCCCTATTTGAGAAGAGTCGGCTTGTTACCGCGGCCACGGTTTCGATGGCGCGATGATGGTGTCTCGCGAGTCATGAAGCTCATGTTACCCGGCATCTTTGGCGTGTCGGTCGCGCAGATTAATCTGTTGGTAAACACGGTACTCGCCTCATTTTTGGTGACCGGCAGCGTGTCATGGCTTTATTACGCCGATCGCGTCATGGAGTTTCCGATCGGCGTCTTCGGTATCGCGCTTGGCACCGTGGTCTTGCCGCAATTGTCGCAAAAGCATGCCAGCGCCTCGGTCGATGATTTTTCGCACTTGCTCGACTGGGGATTGCGCTTGGCATTCATAATAAGTATCCCCGCATGCGCCGCTTTGATCGTCTTAGCCGGCCCCATCGTCATTACCCTGTTTCATCACGGGAAGTTCGACGCGAACGACGTAACGATGAGTGTGCAGGCATTGATCGCCTTTTTGGTCGGATTAGTGCCGTTCATTCTGATTCGAATTCTTGCCCCCGGTTTCTATGCGCGTCACGATACGGCCACGCCGGCCCGGGTTGGCGTTTATTCTCTTATTACTAATATTGTTTTGAGCTTGCTGTTTGTTTATCCGCTGGCGCATACCGGCTTAGCGTTGGCAACGTCGATCGCCGCGGTCGTTAACGCCGGTTTGCTCTATCGGATTCTTCGGCAACAGGGGGTATACCGCCCGCTGGTCGGCTGGTCGCGCTTCTTTGGTCGGGTAGGGGTGGCGACAGTGGCGATGGCGGGGGCATTGACTTGGGGAGTAGGCGGGCTTGAAGCATGGTTGAGTGCACCATCGCTGGAACGCGCCGCTCGCCTGGCATTCTGGATTCTCGTCGGCTCGGTGGTGTATGGTGCAGTACTCTTATTAAGTGGCATGCGCCCGGCTCATCTGAAACTTAAGACGTCCTAG
- the rpsT gene encoding 30S ribosomal protein S20 — protein sequence MANTVQAKKRARQAEKNREHNAARRSLMRTQIKKVLKAVEAKDKTVAQAAYRDASSIIDRLAGKGVLHRNTASRYKSRLNDRVRAIAG from the coding sequence TTGGCTAACACCGTACAAGCAAAGAAACGCGCCCGTCAGGCCGAAAAAAATCGTGAGCACAACGCCGCTCGCCGTTCGCTGATGCGCACTCAAATTAAGAAAGTCCTGAAGGCTGTCGAAGCCAAGGACAAGACCGTGGCACAAGCCGCCTACCGCGATGCGAGCTCGATTATCGACCGTCTCGCCGGCAAGGGCGTTCTGCACCGCAACACCGCCAGCCGCTACAAGAGCCGCCTCAACGATCGCGTCCGCGCCATCGCCGGTTAA
- a CDS encoding glutamate 5-kinase — MSQRNSSSRDLLTRARRCVIKIGSALVTNAGQGLDGEAIAGWAAQIAQLRAQSIECVVVTSGAVAAGMQRLGRTQRPNALHELQAMAAVGQMGLVQVYESAFQRFGIHTAQVLLTHNDLADRQRYLNARSTLRTLLDHSVIPVINENDTVATEEIRFSDNDTLAALVTNLVEADLLLILTDQSGLYERDPRVHTGAPLVAEGAAGDPRLLEMAGGSGTFGRGGMRTKLLAAEKAARSGAATVIAAGREPEILQRLLKGETIGTLLLPPQGRLAARKQWLAGPLQVRGRLMLDAGAVTAIRAASKSLLPVGIIKVEGSFGRGEIVACIDADGREIARGLVNYSAEEARRIMGQPSDRIEPILGYIDEPELIGRDNLVLS, encoded by the coding sequence ATGTCACAACGAAACTCCTCCAGCCGAGACCTCCTAACGCGGGCTCGCCGCTGCGTCATCAAAATCGGCAGCGCGCTCGTTACCAACGCCGGGCAGGGACTCGATGGCGAAGCGATCGCCGGTTGGGCGGCGCAGATCGCGCAGCTGCGCGCGCAATCGATCGAGTGTGTCGTCGTCACTTCCGGCGCGGTTGCCGCCGGCATGCAACGCCTAGGGCGTACGCAGCGGCCGAACGCATTGCACGAATTGCAGGCGATGGCCGCCGTCGGCCAGATGGGGTTGGTGCAGGTATACGAGTCGGCATTCCAGCGTTTCGGTATCCATACCGCGCAAGTGCTGCTGACGCACAACGACCTCGCCGATCGCCAGCGCTATCTCAACGCGCGCAGCACGCTGCGGACCTTGCTCGATCATTCGGTGATTCCGGTAATCAACGAGAACGACACCGTCGCGACCGAAGAGATTCGTTTCAGCGACAACGATACGTTGGCGGCGTTGGTGACCAATTTGGTGGAAGCCGACCTGCTGCTGATTCTCACGGATCAATCTGGGCTGTACGAACGTGACCCACGGGTGCATACCGGTGCGCCATTGGTCGCAGAAGGCGCCGCCGGTGATCCGCGACTGCTCGAAATGGCCGGTGGTTCCGGCACATTTGGCCGCGGCGGCATGCGTACCAAATTACTCGCGGCGGAGAAGGCCGCGCGCTCGGGCGCGGCTACCGTAATCGCCGCCGGACGTGAACCGGAGATTTTGCAGCGCTTACTGAAGGGCGAGACAATCGGGACGTTATTGTTGCCGCCGCAGGGTAGGTTGGCGGCGCGTAAGCAGTGGTTGGCGGGCCCACTACAGGTGCGTGGTCGACTGATGCTCGATGCGGGTGCTGTCACCGCTATCCGTGCGGCCAGTAAAAGCTTGCTACCGGTTGGTATTATTAAAGTCGAAGGTAGTTTCGGCAGAGGCGAAATCGTTGCCTGTATTGATGCCGACGGACGCGAGATCGCGCGTGGCTTGGTGAATTACAGTGCTGAAGAGGCGCGGCGCATCATGGGCCAGCCGAGCGACCGCATCGAGCCGATCCTCGGCTACATCGACGAGCCTGAACTAATCGGTAGGGATAACTTAGTACTCAGTTAG
- the obgE gene encoding GTPase ObgE: MKFVDEATIRVEAGNGGDGCMSFRREKFIPRGGPNGGNGGAGGNVYLVGQEGLNTLADFRHTRMFRAPHGEKGGSQDCTGRSGVDRLIAVPLGTKIEDAATAELIGEITRNGQQLLVAHGGKGGLGNACFKSSTNRAPRKTTQGIPGDQRELKLELQVLADIGLLGLPNAGKSTLLRQVTQARPKVADYPFTTLHPNLGVVRLGPDRSFVIADIPGLIEGAAEGIGLGIQFLKHLSRTHILLHLVDLLPPEGEAEIARRVENIVGELRKFSPALAERERWLVFNKIDLIDPAERTARIDALRAELGWQGNIYGISAVTGEGCRELMEGLMRRLEELRREQSECHNETPPAETS, encoded by the coding sequence ATGAAATTCGTCGATGAAGCCACCATTCGGGTCGAAGCCGGCAACGGCGGCGACGGTTGTATGAGCTTTCGACGCGAGAAATTTATTCCGCGCGGTGGCCCAAACGGTGGCAACGGTGGTGCCGGCGGTAATGTCTACTTGGTCGGCCAGGAGGGCCTCAACACCCTCGCCGATTTCCGGCATACGCGCATGTTCCGCGCGCCGCATGGGGAGAAGGGCGGTAGCCAAGATTGCACCGGACGGTCCGGTGTCGATCGACTGATCGCGGTTCCGCTAGGGACCAAGATTGAAGACGCTGCCACCGCTGAGCTCATCGGCGAGATCACGCGCAATGGCCAGCAGCTACTCGTCGCCCACGGCGGCAAGGGTGGCCTCGGGAACGCCTGCTTCAAATCCAGTACCAACCGCGCGCCGCGCAAAACGACCCAGGGCATACCCGGTGATCAGCGCGAGCTGAAACTCGAGCTGCAGGTATTAGCCGACATCGGTTTACTCGGTTTGCCGAATGCCGGTAAGTCGACCTTGTTGCGGCAGGTGACGCAGGCGCGGCCGAAGGTCGCCGACTATCCGTTCACGACGCTGCATCCTAATCTGGGTGTCGTTCGCCTTGGCCCCGATCGTAGCTTCGTCATTGCCGATATTCCCGGTTTGATCGAAGGCGCGGCTGAAGGCATCGGTCTTGGCATTCAATTTTTGAAGCACCTGTCGCGCACCCACATTCTGTTGCATTTGGTGGATCTACTTCCGCCGGAGGGCGAGGCGGAGATTGCGCGACGCGTCGAAAACATCGTCGGCGAGTTGCGCAAATTTAGCCCGGCACTGGCCGAACGCGAACGTTGGTTGGTGTTTAATAAAATCGATTTAATAGATCCCGCCGAGCGTACGGCACGCATCGATGCGTTACGCGCCGAACTCGGTTGGCAAGGCAATATTTACGGCATCTCGGCAGTAACCGGCGAAGGCTGCCGCGAGTTGATGGAAGGTTTGATGCGCCGACTCGAAGAGCTCAGACGGGAACAAAGCGAATGTCACAACGAAACTCCTCCAGCCGAGACCTCCTAA
- the rpmA gene encoding 50S ribosomal protein L27, whose amino-acid sequence MAHKKAGGSSRNGRDSHAQRLGVKRYGGEQVLAGNILVRQRGTCFYPGTNVGIGKDDTLFATADGHVYFEIKGPRNRRTVSVRSV is encoded by the coding sequence ATGGCACATAAAAAGGCGGGCGGTAGTTCGCGCAACGGTCGCGACTCACACGCTCAGCGGTTAGGTGTAAAACGTTATGGCGGCGAACAGGTTCTTGCCGGTAACATCTTGGTCCGTCAGCGCGGCACGTGTTTTTATCCGGGTACCAACGTCGGTATCGGTAAGGACGATACGCTGTTCGCTACCGCCGATGGCCATGTGTACTTCGAGATCAAAGGCCCGCGTAACCGTAGAACGGTCAGCGTCCGGTCGGTTTAG
- the rplU gene encoding 50S ribosomal protein L21 — protein MYAVIETGGKQYRVAPGDVIRVEKLEVAAGDSIDLDRILLVADEQGARLGGELAGLTVTATVRAHGRGEKVRIFKMRRRKNYRRSAGHRQSYTELEITKVAGVAAVAAAPAA, from the coding sequence ATGTACGCGGTGATTGAAACTGGCGGCAAACAGTACCGGGTAGCTCCGGGCGATGTCATTCGCGTGGAGAAGCTTGAGGTGGCCGCCGGCGATTCCATTGATTTGGACCGGATCTTGTTGGTCGCTGACGAGCAGGGCGCGCGTTTAGGCGGCGAGCTTGCGGGTCTCACGGTGACGGCGACAGTGCGTGCCCATGGTCGCGGTGAAAAAGTTCGCATCTTCAAGATGCGTCGCCGCAAGAACTACCGTCGTAGCGCCGGTCATCGCCAGTCGTACACCGAGCTCGAAATTACCAAGGTTGCCGGTGTTGCGGCAGTAGCCGCGGCGCCAGCCGCCTAA
- the ispB gene encoding octaprenyl diphosphate synthase, whose product MDFEAIKALVHEDLQAVNREISTRLQSDVVLINQLANYIIGSGGKRLRPLIVLLGARAVGYQGQAHIQLATIVEFIHTATLLHDDVVDASEMRRGQSTANTIWGNEASVLVGDFLYSRAFEMMVEVNEMRVMEILAQTTNTIARGEVLQLLNCHDPETTEERYFDVISSKTAKLFEAAARLGAVINKQRGAIEEQMARYGLHLGTAFQLVDDTLDYGRNNPALGKNVGDDLAEGKPTLPLIHAMRHGSTEHRDLIRGAIERGDQTQIDAVINAIESSGSIAYTAARAEVEAALAKDALASLPDSPYKHALVDLAAFSVHRNH is encoded by the coding sequence ATGGACTTCGAAGCCATCAAAGCGCTGGTGCACGAAGACCTTCAGGCGGTAAACCGCGAGATTAGCACGCGCCTGCAGTCGGATGTGGTGCTGATCAATCAGCTGGCCAATTACATCATCGGCAGCGGCGGAAAGCGGCTCCGACCGCTCATCGTCCTGCTCGGCGCCCGTGCCGTCGGCTATCAGGGCCAGGCGCATATTCAGCTGGCGACCATCGTCGAGTTTATCCATACCGCCACCCTGTTGCACGACGACGTCGTCGACGCCTCGGAAATGCGCCGCGGCCAGTCGACCGCCAATACGATTTGGGGCAACGAGGCCAGTGTCTTGGTCGGCGATTTTCTGTACTCGCGAGCGTTTGAAATGATGGTGGAAGTCAACGAAATGCGCGTCATGGAAATCTTAGCGCAGACCACCAATACCATTGCCCGCGGCGAAGTGCTGCAACTGCTCAATTGTCACGATCCGGAAACCACCGAAGAACGCTATTTCGACGTCATCTCCAGCAAAACCGCCAAGTTATTCGAGGCTGCCGCCCGCCTGGGAGCCGTCATTAACAAACAACGCGGGGCGATCGAAGAACAAATGGCGCGGTATGGGCTGCATCTGGGAACGGCATTTCAATTAGTCGACGATACGCTAGACTATGGCCGCAACAACCCGGCCCTGGGCAAAAATGTCGGCGATGATTTGGCCGAGGGCAAGCCGACCTTGCCGCTGATCCATGCCATGCGTCATGGCAGTACTGAACATCGCGATTTGATCCGCGGCGCCATCGAGCGCGGCGATCAAACGCAGATCGATGCCGTTATTAATGCAATTGAATCGAGCGGTTCCATCGCTTACACTGCCGCCCGTGCCGAAGTCGAGGCGGCGCTAGCTAAAGACGCCCTGGCTTCGCTTCCCGATTCGCCTTACAAGCACGCACTTGTGGACCTGGCGGCCTTTTCCGTCCACCGCAATCATTGA